Below is a window of Picosynechococcus sp. PCC 7002 DNA.
CTCACTGGATTACCCAGTTTAGGCACCCCTTTTCCTTCCAAAATAAGGACTTTATTGGGCTGTAAGCCCGCTGGAATCGTTAAATCTTCTGTGCCGTCAACGGTTTTTACTTTCACCGTATCCCCAAGGATCGCCTGGAGATAGCTAATTTCAATTTCTGAAAGAATATTCGTACCGTCGCGGCGGAACTCTTTATCCGCATTGACGGCTAGGTAAACGTAAAGATCCCCAGGGGGGCCACCTTTAACGCCAGCATCACCTTCCCGCGATACCCGCAGTCGTGTGCCACTATCAACCCCGGCAGGAATCGTGATTTTGAGCTTTTTCGTTTCTTGTTTGCGACCAGCACCACCACAGGATTCACACTTCTCGGCGATCACTTGCCCTTCCCCATTACAGGTCGGACAGACGGAAACTTGAGCAAAACTACCGAAGGGGGTCCGGGTCGCCCGCCGCACTTGGCCAGTGCCATTACAAGTGCCGCAGGTATTTGCCGAAGTACCAGCCTTTGCTCCAGAGCCACTGCACGTTTTACAGGTCTCTAGGTGGGGAATACGGATTTCCTTTTCGCCCCCAAAAATCGCTTCTTTAAAGTCGAGCTTTAGGTCTAGGCGGAGATCATCGCCCCGCATCGGCCCACTGCGTCGGCGGCCGCCCCCGGTGGCACCAGTGCCCATACCACCAAACCCGCTGAAAATGGTCTCAAAAATATCAGCAAAGCCGCCCATGTCGCCATAGTCAGCCCCAGCAGCACCTGCCCCAGAGACACCAGCTTCACCAAAGCGATCATAGCGGGCTCGGGTTTCCGGTTCCGAGAGGACTTCATAGGCGCGGTTAATTTCTTTAAATTTTTCTTCGGCCCCAGGGTCTTTATTAACATCTGGGTGATATTGACGAGCTAGACGACGATAAGCCCGCTTGAGTTCATCTTTCCCACAATCACGGGAGACACCAAGAATTTCGTAAAAGTCGCCTGCCATAAACCTTTTCTAATAACGAGCACAATCTAGCCTTTACCAATCTTAACTTGAACTGGGAAAACCTGAAAAGTGTTATGGGGAATAGATGTGTTATCTGGGTCAAGGTTTAGCCATAACCCAATCAATCAATGGTTTCATAATCCCCAGTAATATTGCCTTCGCCATTTTCAATGACAACACCAGCTTCGGTGGGAAATTCAATTAAATCATCGTCGGCAGTGGTTGGCACAGGGGTCACTGAGATGGGGCGATAGATCGGTGTATCGCCTTCGCGGTCATAGAGTTTTGAACCAATGGCCAGGAGTGCGGTCTTGAAGTCTTCGAGTAGACGGCGAATTTCTGCGGTCGAGAAGGAACGGTCGGTAAAGGATTGTTCTAAAACAGCGCGTTTTTGGATTAGTTGGGTTTTAACTTCATTGGTTAACAATTCGCTATTTTCTCGCAGGGTGGCATCAAGGCTGTAGAAGAGGCTATCGGCTTGGTTTTGGAGATCAACTACTTGGAGACGTTGGCGGTCTTGTTCGGCGTACTTTGTGGCTTCGGCGCGCATTGCTTCGATTTCAGCGGGGTCAAGGCCACCGGTATTGGTGATTTTAATGCCCTGTTCTTTGCCGGTACCGCGATCCTGGGCGGACACTTGCAAAATGCCGTTGACATCAATTTCGAAGCTAACTTCAATTTGAGGCAAGCCCCGGGGAGCAGGGGGAATCCCTGTGAGCAGAAATTTTCCTAGACTTTTATTGTCTTTTGCGAGGGCGCGCTCACCTTGCAGAACATGGATTTCTACAGAAGTTTGGCCGTCGGTGGCGGTGGAAAAAACTTGGGAATTGTTGGTTGGCAGGGTGGTGTTACGGTCAATGATTTTGGTAAAGACTTCGCCGAGGGTTTCGATGCCGAGGGAAATGGGGGTGACATCAAGGAGGAGAACGTCTTTCACTTCACCGTTTAGGACACCGGCTTGGATTGCGGCCCCAATGGCGATCGCCTCGTCAGGATTTACAGAACGATCAATTTGTTTGCCATGGAAAAAACCTTGAATCGCCTGCTGGACTGCGGGGATGCGCGTGGAACCCCCCACCAAAATAATCCGATCAATATTATCGACCGTTAATTCTGCATCTTTTAGGGCTTGTTCTACAGGGCGGAGGGTTGCCTCAATGTAATCTTTGGCTAATTCCTCAAACTTCGAGCGACTCAAATCAATTTCAAAGTGCTTAGGGCCAGTGTCATCGGCCGTGATAAACGGCAAATTAATGGATGTCGTAATGGTGCTAGACAACTCAATCTTGGCCTTTTCTGCCGCTTCCCGGAGCCGTTGGAGGGCCATCTTATCGCTACTTAGATCAATGCCTTCGAGTTGCTGAAACCGTTCAACCATCCATTCCACAATGGCGTTGTCGAAATCATCACCACCCAGTTGATTGTTTCCAGAGGTCGCCTTGACCTCAAACACCCCGTCTCCCAACTGCAGGATGGAAACATCGAAGGTGCCGCCCCCAAGGTCAAACACGAGGATAAATTGTTCTTGGTCTTGTTTGTCTAGGCCATAGGCAAGGGCCGCAGCGGTCGGTTCATTGATAATTCGCAGCACTTCAAGACCGGCGATCGTTCCGGCATCTTTGGTGGCTTGACGTTGGGCATCGGTAAAGTAGGCTGGCACGGTGATGACAGCTTGAAAAACTTCCTCCCCTAAAAACGCCTCTGCATCGGCCTTGAGCTTTTGGAGCACCATTGCTGAAATTTCTTGGGGCGTAAAAACCTGTTTCCGTACCGCGACATCAACGGTATCGTCCTTTCCTTTAACACATTTGTAAGGAACCCGACGGCGTTCTTGTTCCGTATCATCCCAGCGACGGCCAATGAACCGCTTGATACTATAGACTGTGTTTTCGGCATTGGTTACGCTCTGGCGTTTTGCCAATTGACCCACGAGGCGAATATCGCTTTTGCCAAAACCAACAATACTTGGCGTAGTCCGTGCCCCTTCTGCGTTGGTAATGACAAGGGGATTACCGCCCTCAAGGACAGAAACACAGCTATTGGTAGTGCCAAGATCGATGCCAATTACTTTGCCCATGGTTCGCGGCCGAAAGACGATAAGGATTTTTTCAATACTACTGAAGATTTTGTCTGGGGCCAGGAACTACAACAGTTTATGTCTATAGGCCCCATCGCAAAAATTGGGTTTAACCCTTAACTTTCACTGGTGCTGGTTTCACCGCTGGGGGGTTCCTCAGGCGCGGCGGCAACCTTAACCATGGCATGGCGTAACACCATGTCTCCTAAAAGATAGCCACGCACGACCTGCTCAATCACAGTGCCTTCTGGGTGCTCACTGGTGGGTTCTTGGAAGATCGCCTCGTGGAAATTGGGATCAAATTCTTCTCCTTCTGGACGCATGGCAGAGACACCAATTTTTTTCAATCCATCGACAAGTTGTTTATAGACCCCTTGATAGCTTTTGTGGATTGTCATTTCGCCATCGGTGGAGGGCTTGATCTGCAATCTGGCCCGCTCAAAGTTGTCAACGGCGCCCAAGATTTCATTGACGGTATTGCACTTGATTCGCAATTCCATTTCTTCTTTTTCTTTGCTGGTACGCTTGCGGAAATTTTCAAAATCGGCGGCGATCCGCATATATTGGCTTTTGAAATTTTCGGTTTGTTGACTTTGGGTACTGAGCTGTTGGCGCAGGGTACTGACCTCCTGCTGGAGAGCGGCAATGACAGCTTCTAGTTCGGCACCATCGAGGGGCGTGTCATCGACCTCCTGGTCAGGGGCTTGATCTGCGGTATCGGTGTTTGTTTCTCCTTGAGCTTCGATCGTTGTGGCATCCTCCCCAAGGTTAGACTCGATGGTTGTCTCGGGGGCCTCGTCGGAAACAGACTCGGGCGTGCTTCCTGGATCAATTGGGCTATCAAGATTTTT
It encodes the following:
- the dnaJ gene encoding molecular chaperone DnaJ, translating into MAGDFYEILGVSRDCGKDELKRAYRRLARQYHPDVNKDPGAEEKFKEINRAYEVLSEPETRARYDRFGEAGVSGAGAAGADYGDMGGFADIFETIFSGFGGMGTGATGGGRRRSGPMRGDDLRLDLKLDFKEAIFGGEKEIRIPHLETCKTCSGSGAKAGTSANTCGTCNGTGQVRRATRTPFGSFAQVSVCPTCNGEGQVIAEKCESCGGAGRKQETKKLKITIPAGVDSGTRLRVSREGDAGVKGGPPGDLYVYLAVNADKEFRRDGTNILSEIEISYLQAILGDTVKVKTVDGTEDLTIPAGLQPNKVLILEGKGVPKLGNPVSRGDHLITVKVMIPTKVSREEKELLHQLAKLKGTEHSKGGFEGLLGNLFHNK
- the dnaK gene encoding molecular chaperone DnaK, producing MGKVIGIDLGTTNSCVSVLEGGNPLVITNAEGARTTPSIVGFGKSDIRLVGQLAKRQSVTNAENTVYSIKRFIGRRWDDTEQERRRVPYKCVKGKDDTVDVAVRKQVFTPQEISAMVLQKLKADAEAFLGEEVFQAVITVPAYFTDAQRQATKDAGTIAGLEVLRIINEPTAAALAYGLDKQDQEQFILVFDLGGGTFDVSILQLGDGVFEVKATSGNNQLGGDDFDNAIVEWMVERFQQLEGIDLSSDKMALQRLREAAEKAKIELSSTITTSINLPFITADDTGPKHFEIDLSRSKFEELAKDYIEATLRPVEQALKDAELTVDNIDRIILVGGSTRIPAVQQAIQGFFHGKQIDRSVNPDEAIAIGAAIQAGVLNGEVKDVLLLDVTPISLGIETLGEVFTKIIDRNTTLPTNNSQVFSTATDGQTSVEIHVLQGERALAKDNKSLGKFLLTGIPPAPRGLPQIEVSFEIDVNGILQVSAQDRGTGKEQGIKITNTGGLDPAEIEAMRAEATKYAEQDRQRLQVVDLQNQADSLFYSLDATLRENSELLTNEVKTQLIQKRAVLEQSFTDRSFSTAEIRRLLEDFKTALLAIGSKLYDREGDTPIYRPISVTPVPTTADDDLIEFPTEAGVVIENGEGNITGDYETID
- the grpE gene encoding nucleotide exchange factor GrpE, with product MVEDAKNLDSPIDPGSTPESVSDEAPETTIESNLGEDATTIEAQGETNTDTADQAPDQEVDDTPLDGAELEAVIAALQQEVSTLRQQLSTQSQQTENFKSQYMRIAADFENFRKRTSKEKEEMELRIKCNTVNEILGAVDNFERARLQIKPSTDGEMTIHKSYQGVYKQLVDGLKKIGVSAMRPEGEEFDPNFHEAIFQEPTSEHPEGTVIEQVVRGYLLGDMVLRHAMVKVAAAPEEPPSGETSTSES